A genome region from Bombus pyrosoma isolate SC7728 linkage group LG14, ASM1482585v1, whole genome shotgun sequence includes the following:
- the LOC122575260 gene encoding uridine 5'-monophosphate synthase: MDSGLEDLALTLFDIGAFKFGEFVTKVGLKTPIYFDLRVLVSHPKVMICVARMLLPFVEECPNVAQICGVPYTALPLATLISIYSNVPMLIKRKEKKTYGTKKIIEGNFEPGDSCVIIEDVVTSGSSILETVDILRGEGLKVTEAFVVIDREQNGKKNIESHGIVMRSLYTTTKLMTYLLKANKIAPKIVKDVTDYLLTSQAPIISQDIRLKTPFHIRANRCKNAIGSKLFNLMESKQSTICLAADLTKADAVIELADLVGPHIVLLKTHVDILEDFSDNFIKRLKELAKKHDFLLMEDRKFADIGNTVCLQYEKGIYKIAQWADVVTVHVIAGQSIIDTFKNSFKNISEPRGLFVVAEMSSKGALTTIDQYVQNAISMAESSDMVIGVVCQSDIFESPGLIQLTPGVKILKSSDDLGQQYNTPESVVNSGADLAVVGRGITEAEDKLAATLKYKEELWTAYIKRITDQ, translated from the exons ATGGATAGTGGATTAGAAGATTTGGCTTTAACACTTTTTGATATAGGAGCGTTTAAGTTTGGAGAATTTGTGACCAAAGTTGGTCTGAAAACACCAATATACTTTGATTTAAGAGTATTAGTCTCTCATCCAAAAGTAATG ATTTGTGTGGCTAGAATGTTATTACCATTTGTAGAAGAATGTCCAAACGTAGCACAAATTTGTGGTGTTCCTTATACAGCTTTACCATTAGCAACATTGATTTCTATATACTCTAATGTGCCCATGTTAAttaagagaaaggaaaaaaagacatatggtacaaagaaaattatagaaggGAATTTTGAGCCAGGAGATAGTTGCGTGATTATCGAGGATGTAGTTACAAGTGGTAGCAGTATTTTAGAGACAGTAGATATCTTAAGAGGGGAAGGATTAAAAGTAACGGAAGCTTTTGTGGTAATTGACAGAGAACAAAAcggtaaaaaaaatatagagagTCATGGTATTGTGATGAGAAGTCTTTATACAACCACAAAACTGATGACATACCTCTTGAAAGCTAATAAAATTGCTCCTAAAATTGTTAAAGACGTGACTGATTACTTATTAACATCACAAGCACCAATCATTTCTCAag ACATACGATTGAAGACTCCATTTCATATTCGTGCCAATAGGTGCAAAAATGCAATTGGTTCTAAGTTATTTAATCTAATGGAATCGAAGCAGTCCACTATATGTTTAGCAGCAGATCTAACTAAAGCAGATGCTGTTATAGAGTTGGCTGATTTAGTAGGACCACATATAGTGTTGTTAAAAACTCATGTAGATATATTAGAAGATTTTAGTGATAATTTCATCAAGCGTTTAAAAGAGTTAGCTAAAAAGCATGACTTTTTATTGATGGAGGATAGAAAATTTGCTGATATCGGCAATACTGTATGTTTACAGTATGAAAAAGGGATTTACAAGATTGCACAATGGGCAGATGTCGTTACGGTGCACGTGATCGCAGGTCAAAGTATCATAGATACCTtcaaaaatagttttaaaaacATAAGCGAACCTCGCGGTCTATTTGTCGTAGCAGAAATGTCCTCCAAAGGAGCATTGACGACAATTGATCAATACGTGCAGAATGCTATAAGTATGGCAGAAAGTTCGGATATGGTAATTGGAGTTGTTTGTCAATCGGATATTTTCGAGAGTCCGGGACTTATTCAATTGACACCTggtgtaaaaatattgaaaagttcCGATGACTTGGGACAGCAATACAACACTCCAGAATCTGTTGTTAATTCTGGAGCTGATTTAGCTGTAGTGGGTAGAGGTATTACCGAAGCGGAAGATAAATTGGCTGCCACATTAAAATACAAGGAAGAACTTTGGACAGCTTacataaaacgaataacggatcagtaa
- the LOC122575217 gene encoding signal recognition particle subunit SRP68 gives MVVEEKSSDSFKENQINDDTTPTQQKTYSMEILKIIKEAQQQHGLRHGDYQRYRGYCSRRLRRLRKVLKVPQGDKRHFKRRDITAMMVTDDKFLQVPLMMAERAWSYAMQLRQESNTEPRKKFHLISRLRKAATYSLQLQELIESVNCDARTKLEAQAYVAWIHGSLHFELQLWKKAMENLKKAQVVYGKLASALPESEQVMYNARVEELAPSLRYCAYNIGDTTAIDDLMQMRGQLSGELLASLDSLIAQTREKQTNAEEVTWRGQSCGVVPPRAAGLLIADSRLNQTLEKTATNQAKIDLLEAHLIDCKDAISAVRDLFKNELKNKDNDKLSPPQHLITYLQYIRLSRTLERNLALINAAAESAKTKPQDIVRLYEAALHNLVEISQLQDDEEFVREQEAKTKGYRAFKCFYMAQSLANLHRWREAMTLYQRSAQHAKDALEYGKILPESLKEALGKLEISIEGAKYTAHAHSVLEDGQEEESGVNKYTKTKKPLHERLHEYREDNALLTKQPNVYKLPPSMQPISCKPLFFDLAFNMVEFPDLSEKLGNQTKKGGQAGLTGFVKGLWGWGNK, from the exons ATGGTCGTCGAAGAAAAAAGTAGTGATTCGTTTAAGGAAAATCAAATAAACGATGACACAACACCGACGCAGCAGAAGACGTATTCGATGGAAA ttctaaaaataataaaagaagcaCAGCAACAACATGGATTGAGGCATGGTGACTATCAACGATACCGTGGATATTGCTCAAGAAGGTTGAGACGCCTTAGGAAAGTTCTAAAAGTCCCACAAGGAGACAAGCGTCACTTTAAGAGGAGAGACATAACAGCCATGATGGTTACagatgataaatttttacaagttCCCCTAATGATGGCAGAACGTGCTTGGAGTTATGCTATGCAATTGCGTCAAGAGTCTAATACAGAGCCAAGGAAGAAGTTTCATCTGATATCAAGACTGAGGAAAGCTGCTACATATTCTTTACAGTTGCAAGAACTGATAGAG agtGTCAATTGCGATGCAAGGACAAAATTAGAAGCTCAAGCATATGTAGCATGGATACATGGATCCCTACACTTTGAACTGCAACTATGGAAGAAAGCAATGGAAAATCTGAAAAAGGCTCAGGTGGTATATGGGAAGTTGGCATCTGCACTCCCAGAATCTGAGCAAGTAATGTACAACGCTCGCGTCGAGGAGCTTGCTCCCAGTCTTAGATACTGTGCCTATAACATAGGAGATACCACTGCTATAGATGATTTAATGCAAATGAGAGGGCAACTAAGTGGCGAGCTGTTAGCTAGTTTAGATTCATTGATAGCTCAAACTCGAGAGAAACAAACAAACGCCGAAGAAGTGACCTGGCGGGGCCAGTCCTGCGGTGTGGTTCCACCAAGAGCAGCTGGTCTTCTAATCGCCGATTCTAGACTAAACCAGACATTAGAGAAAACAGCTACAAATCAAGCTAAGATCGATTTACTGGAAGCACACTTGATAGATTGCAAAGATGCGATTTCGGCTGTGAGAGACTTGTTCAAAAATGAGCTAAAGAATAAGGACAATGACAAGCTATCTCCTCCACAGCATTTAATTACGTATTTGCAATACATCAGACTGTCTCGTACACTAGAAAGAAACCTAGCATTGATCAATGCAGCAGCAGAATCTGCTAAAACAAAACCACAAGATATCGTGCGGTTATATGAGGCAGCACTTCACAATCTTGTTGAAATATCACAGCTACAGGATGACGAAGAGTTTGTACGCGAGCAAGAAGCTAAAACGAAGGGATACAGagcttttaaatgtttttatatggCACAATCACTAGCAAATCTTCACAGATGGAGAGAAGCCATGACCTTGTATCAAAGATCTGCACAACATGCAAAAGATGCGCTAGAATATGGTAAAATACTTCCAGAATCGTTGAAAGAAGCTCTTGGAAAGCTAGAAATTTCTATAGAAGGTGCCAAGTATACAGCACATGCACACAGCGTTTTAGAGGATGGACAGGAAGAGGAATCTggtgttaataaatatacaaaaacgaagaaaccgCTGCATGAACGTTTACACGAGTACAGAGAAGATAATGCGCTTCTTACAAAACAACCTAATGTTTACAAATTGCCACCGTCTATGCAACCTATCTCCTGCAAACCACTGTTCTTTGATTTAGCCTTCAATATGGTTGAGTTCCCTGATCTGAGTGAAAAACTTGGTAACCAAACTAAGAAAGGAGGTCAAGCTGGTCTTACAGGATTTGTTAAAGGTCTTTGGGGTTGGGGTAACAAATAA